The sequence below is a genomic window from Sebastes fasciatus isolate fSebFas1 chromosome 11, fSebFas1.pri, whole genome shotgun sequence.
AAgtacatatactacatatacattACACATAAGCACcagtgagagtttctggacaatatctgtcattgttttgttaattgatttccaataataaatatattcatacatgttcataaagcagcatatttgtccactcccatgatgataagagtattaaatacttgtctaatctccctttaaggttcatttagaacagataaaaaatgtttgattaatttgcgattaatcgtgattaaatattttaattgattgacagccctaattaaagaataaaacaaTGATTCAGTACTTTAGAATACAGACAAACCAAAGCAGGTTTATAGGCGAGTGACTTTAGCTTATTACTCTtaaacactgaaaatgaaagaaagaaacaaaataaaatatgtttcctttctaAACTATTCCACAATAAACTCCTGTAACTGTTCTAATCTTTATTTTTAGTACGTTAGTAGTAACTTTGCTTTTCCTTCTAGGACGAGTCAACATGTCTGCAGTTGTCAGACAGCAGCGTTATCTGTCCACCGCAGGGGCTGATGGGAGGTGTGAGGAGCCTTCAGGAACCACGTGGCCCTCGTCTGATCTCACAGCTCGTCCTTGTTTGGCCTCAGCTGCATCAGAGCGCCACTTCTCCCCAGGTCCACCAGAGGAAACACCACTGCACACAATGCTTTTCCTCccagctgctgctctgtgctgtctgtgttcaggtgagtgtttccagccaatcaggagccaaCAAAGTCCACCTGTAACAAACACTGTCACACTCACCttcatctacctgtctgtctctctacagcGCTGGTTGCCATGGCAGCAGACCTGATTCAGGATGATTTAACATTGACCAGGAGAGTTGGTGGAAAAGTTTCCTTCAGCTGTCGAGGAACTAACCAGTGTGACGGTAGTTATGTATACTGGTACCAGAAGAGAAACAAGGAAACATTCACATTGATTCTTGATATTGATAAGAGAGATGGTACAATAGATTCACGTTACAATCATCCTCAGAAAGATGATTTCTCAGCTGTGAATAAACAGAACGGCTGGGAGTTGGAGATCCAGAAGGTTAAACTCAATCATTCAGCctcctactactgctcctgTTATATAGCTCTCCACAGTGATAAATGATGCCTGCAGCCTGTACAAAAACCATCAGAGGAACAGATGTCAAACAGTGTTTGTGACAGGAAGAGAGCAGTAAACCACAGCCCAGGTTCACATATTTCACCTCCATCTCagccacagtcacacacacactgaactgagggattcattagatttgatattcattcatatttctaTCAGATATTGCAGCAGGTTTATTGttgttccacacagtgaggacaaactagtggcacagaggcacaaggatgaaatcatttaaagacatcagacTAATAAATGGGATCAGTCCTCACTTATGTTGCTTAATGAAAATGAGAGACAAGATCCTGACCGACATATATctatttttaagttttcaacCAGTCTTACTTATTTGGGCATCAAAATAGTACCTCAAGAAAATATAGCCTTAATAAATTACGACCTTATAATGGATTCAACATTCAAATGTATAGAAAGATGGAAGCCTCTGCCTATTTCTCTGACAGGGAGAATAAACATATTAAAGATGAGCATATTACCTAAATTCACAAATGGATTTCAACATATCCCTTTGGCACCACCGGAAGGAATGTTTGTGAGAATTACGTCTCTcattacaaaatgtatttgGAATAAGAAGTGTCCTAGAGTTCGCTTGTCTCTGTTGTATCTTCCATTTGACACAGGGGGGTTGAAGTGCCCCATCTTTATTGGTATTATCTGGCTGCACAGCTGAGAACTATAATGTTCTATTTCTCTATTGCAGATACTCCATCATGGGTGGATATAGAGGTGTGTGCCGTTCAGATACCATTAAATCTGTATCTGTACTCAGCCACTCCAAAACATCTAAGAGCTCAAACTACCCACCCCATAGTGCTTAATATGATTAATGTCTGGTACGAGGTAAAGAAATATATGAATACAGCTAACTCCTTGTCACAATATAGTCCCATTTGGGGAATGTTTCCTTCAAACCAGGCAAGCTGGATGCTGGATTCCAGTTATGGGCAAAGAAAGGGCTAAGTAAAATACCTGACCTTTATAAAGAAGAGGTTCTAATGACCTTTGAGGAACTCTCTCTAGTACATAACATCCCAAAGAAGCATTTCTTTAAATATGTGCAATGGAGAAGTTGTATCTCCTCTATGCAGAACCAGTCATTAGTAATTCCTGCACTTTCATCCTTAGAAGAAATTATTACCAAAAACTGCAATAGTAATGTTTTAAGTTCATTAATATACATCTGGCTTGCATCTGGCTCCAAGGAGACCTCAATATCCAAACTTGACGCATGGAGGTGGATTTAAAGGAGGACGTCTCAGATAATAATTGGAACATAGTCTTCAAGGAggctcagacacaaacagccaaCACTAATTTGAAGCTACTTCAATACAACTGGTTGATGCAGACTTATATAACCCCTGTCAAACTGAATAGATAGAACAGTAATATACCTGACACTTGCTTTAAATGTAATGAGGCTCAAGGAACACTTATACATTGCATTTGGGAGTGTGacaaaatgaagaaattctGGAGGGAGGTGATCAATAAAATCAGGATCATTGTGTCTGTAAACATTCCACTAGACCTCCAAATGATATTGCTACATCTGTACCCATCAGATCTCAATCTGAGAACCAGAGaatgtaaatgtattgatttagcTATATTGCAGGCAAAACCAATGATTGCTTTTAACTGGAAGAAATCCGACGCACCTACATCGGACGCTTGGATTAAAAATATACACAATGTATGTCAATGGAGAGGATAACATATACCTTGAAAAACAAACTGGGTGTTTACGAGGAAATATGGAAATCATTTACTGATTTCATAAAGTAGTGATATTGGAGAGCTTCTACAGGAGGAATAATTAAGATAGGACACGTACAAATTCACAATAGTGGTAGACCCTCAGAAGGGAATGAactcttgtttttgaaaatctttttattttatttattatttattttctacatatttattttctgtttatgtgtatcttcattttgttaaaggtgccatttaactgtttaactgtatgATTGATACTGTGAAGCTGTGTATTGATTTTGGCCCTGTGAGAAAGAGAACAGTAAAGAGAGAacgggtgggtgggtgtgtgggggatgttatgtttgttaaagtaaatcctgtagtgaatatattgcataacaaaaaaaacaataaagacattgttaaaaaaataaatgggatCAAAACATCAAGAAGTCCTTTTTGAAAAGCAGCGTCTgattaaaaacatacattaaaacaaaatgatcaaAATGATGAAGACAACAACAAGCTTCATCATTATGATGAAGATTCAAATCCTCTGCTTTGACCTGCTGCAGGAATAAAGTCCATTCCTCCTCACAATGCTGATCTGCTCTTAATGCaaacacttcctgtgtctccttcacaataaaagccttccaGACCAACTCTTTGTGCTCCAAATGAAAACAAGACTACAGTTCAACACACACTGGCTGTGTCACCAAGCGTCCTGTCATTTGATGCACAGACgtcataaatcaaagtaatggacaatttaaaatgtgacctgatgatggtgctggaTAAAACCtgaccaaagtcagtaggattcatcctctgaggaacaTGAACGTGTGAACCAACGATCCACGGAGACACTCTGCTAGTGTGtctaaaaagacaataaaagaagAGACAGTCATGTTAATATGAACATTAGAGGAACACATCATGGAGCTGAAATATCATTCTGCTTCATCATTTGGACTCGTTCACCTCAGCTGACACGCTCAACAGCAGACAGGTTTTTGTATTACTCTGTTTCactgtgggaggaggaggacgaggataCGACATCTTTGGCTCTGGAACTAAACTTTATGTAACAGGTAAGAACAAACATTCATCTTCCTTCAGTTGTTTTATTGAACaagttgaaaatgtgttttaatgagttAGTTTTTTCATCATTAGTAGTGAGTTCTTGCAGCCATGCAGCTGTTGTTACATTAAAAAGGTTCATAATTGCTGAAACGATGTTTAAATCTCACTGAACAACTCaagttattctttatttctgcaGATTAAACTGATTTATAGAGAAAAAGGTTGAAATATAAAAAGCGTGTAACTTTAAATATGTTGTatagaaaattaataaataatttttaaatGGCAAAATATACCTCATGTAGTACAAAGTAAATGGTGGTAAAtactatgtattatattatattatattatattactgttaAACATTTGATCTAACGTATCACGGTAGTCGTGTATAAAAGCTAAAATTgttatgaaaaacattaaaaactattGATGTATTTGTGCTTCTTCAGTAATTAGAGTAAAGTATATGATGgtaaatattttatatgttatatatattataatagttAAATTTACAATTGTAATTTATGTGaagataaatgtttaattaaatataatatgtgtATTTGGGTAAGGAATGGAAAATTGTTTTCCTCTATTAGAGTTAATACGaataattaacattatattatattatattatattatattatattacttgtTAATTTCCCCATGGGGATCAATAAGATATTAGATAATaagacatataaatataaatgtaatcaaATTGAAATTTTTTAAATTACCACTCAATTTTACTTGGaggtaaataaaaaatttatttaaaaagttaagttaacattgttatgaaaaaagtaagtaaaaagtaataattaaaTTGTTGATGTACTGATTTACTTATTTAGTAATTTCagtgatgtactgtatatggtgatatgtaatttattataatatgtgtattaaGTTAACGTGAAAGGAATAAAAAACTCTCATCtcctattatattattttatattatattatattatattatattatattatttattaaaatatcagTGTAGTTTTGTATAAAAATTAAGATTGTTATGAaatatgttaaaatgtattaacgTATTTTTGTGTCTTTAGAAATTAGAATAAAGAATATGATGGTAAATATGTTATATGGTCTATATTATAATAGTTAAATTTATAATTGTGTTTTATGTAaagataaatgtttaattttcttaTATGTGTATTAAGTTACTgagaaatgaaaggaaaattgttttcataattctttcttttaatatcATCAAAtcctgttatattatattatattatattatattatatgtcaatttcataatatatatatactatgaaaattatactacatttatttactatttataatattttatactaAAATTATACGTATTATAATCTTAAAAATTACAACTCTATTTCACTTGAAAGTGAatctataatttattttaaaggttCGGTTAAATTTGTTATGAAGAAAGTAATTAAATTATTGATGTACTGATTTATTTCTTAAACCATTACAGTGATGTATATGGTGGTAGTAATaagtaatttattataatatgtgtattaagttattatattatatttaaatttccCCAGGGGGATCAATAAGGTTTaatcttattttaaatagcatTTTGTATTCACATGTCATATATCTTAACACGTCATTGTAGTTGTgtataaaagattaaaaaaattataaattattgatatttttatagttttgtttAGCAATTAGAGTAAAATGTACAGTggtaaaaatataatatgttttatgttttgtaatctttaaaattatacttttctCTATTCTATGTGAAggtaaatatgttatttattatatgtatattatcCCTAATATAGGAAATCAAATTTCAAATTATTGTGAAATTATAGTGAATGAAGTTTGTACATAGAAATAaagaattattaaataaataatgttcttTTGTCCCCATATAACCCATCAGAGCCGGCCCGCGGCATAGGTGGTATAGCTGAATGCTGGGTCTCCTTTTATCCAGAGGGGAGCCTCGATTGAGGGAAGACAAACAAATctaaatttataacttttactgtttttttctaatattattttaatactattatttgaaaacataacaaaaagccCACAACATCATCAGTACATAGTGTATTAAATAGGCTGTATTAGCTGAATACAGTAGACTGTATGTAGTGAACTCTGAGTAGTTTAGTGATCACAGTCCATGTAGTTTCCAGGATCACACTGAATGCAGTGCTGTGCTGTAAGCTGACTGTGtcaatgtgtgtctgtgctgcttGTTGCTGCTGTCAACCTTCAGATGAGCCGGTAGTGAAGCCCGTGGTGAGCGTGTACCCAGCAGCATCCAGAGCCCACCTGGAGGGGAAGAGCTCCCTGCTGTGTCTGGCCTCAGCCATGTTTCCTCCTCTGGTCCAGTTCTCCTGGAAAAGACGAAAGGACAACGGTCCTCTGGAGGAGCTGCCCCCTGCTGAGGGAGAGCAGCTGGAGCTCAGAGAGCCGGGACGCACCGCCGGCATCTTGCTGATCCGTCAGCCAGAGAACACGTATAAATACCGCTGCTACGTCCACCACGAGGGGGGCACAGTGGAGGCCCCAGCAGAACAAGGTAATGAAGGCTCGCTGACTGTGTTCAGCAGTGATTCAGCTTCATGTGGAGACGCTGtcaaagagagcagaggagcagaggactgaCATTTCTCACTGCAACTcttaacatgtcactccttttgTGTTTCAGAGGTTCCAGCTGACTGTAAGATCACCTGCTGCCTCTCCTTCAACCACCATGTTTCCTTCAGCACTTCACCTTTTATTTTCAATGCTATCATTtaaagtgtctgtgtgtctgtctgtgtgtgtcagtgtcctTCCAGTCTCAGTGCAAGGTGAAGCTGCTCTGTGTGCTGTACACAGTGCTGATAGTGAAGAGTCtggtgtactgctgtggactctCTCTGCTGATGATCCTCAGAAACAAGGGACCGTCCACCAACTGCACACATGCTGACTGACTGGCCTTTTCTCACCATCAAATCTCATCAATTCATCTCATTCATCACTTTGATCACTATTCACAAATATCAATGATGACGTTGAGGCGACCCCTGCTGTCGCCTATATAGTAGGGTTCCTGTTAACCTGCCATTAGGGCCTTCTGGGAACACCTGGGCCCAGTGTTCCCAGCCTATAAAGCCTAGGCTCATgactcgttctctctctctctttccctacAGACACCATCGCTGGGCATGTGGCGGCCTTAGGTTCTCCTTGGTTAATCTTTTgcttgttttatacattttacaacatgcacacaccatTTATATTCTCAATGCACACCTTacactactgatactactgatattcACACTCCATAcctccatacacacacacacacacacacacacacacacacacacacatacacacacacacacacacacacacacacacacacacacacacacacacacacacacacacacacacacacacacacatataaatttACAGTTCCTCAGTATAAATTCTGTGTAGTGTTATTTTGATGctgtttatttccattttaattgTGACTTGTATAATAATAGAACATTCAGATGAATCATTAGCTGTCTGCTAGATATTTgattgtttacagtgtttttctgttcttgtgtttctttttaatacattataCAGAGTCAGATTTGTCAAATTCATTCAGTGTAACATTCTCAAtaaagtgtctgtgtgttataAACATACTTGTGTTCGTGGATTTCAGTTTGGCTTCatagaaaataatcagaaacaGAATCAACGTCGTCGGCCGTGTTTGTTGACACCTACAAGTAATGTGACTCTGGTTTTTAGTAGATCTGAATACACTTTCACACAGCGCCAAGAGAGTGGAATATAATTACAATTCATATCAGACAACTAAACACCTATAGATCTTTCAGTACCCAATTAAAGCAATGGATGATTAATACATGTCAGCACTAAACTCTCTTTCTGCTGCTTCTATCTAGATGTCCTGCTTGTCTGTAATgtcgttttatatttataaatgtcactactgtttctactgcttttaacaactgtgtgtccttttacaacttttaaactgcatgtcctgttttatgtttttgttctgatgtATTTTAGGATACCTTCTGTAACACCTTGGCCAGGaacaacagatgaaaaatagccttttgATTAATTCTGGCATTGTTTATaccatgtgtatttattaattagctCTGTCCCTTCACACATGAACTAAACTAAAGAACAAGGAAGATATGAATATAAGCATACAGCTAGACAAtgacaacaaagctgaacaaagagcaaatatatacacacagctcTTCTATACAAGTCAGTAGGTGTGGGTGTCCCACCAGGTTCAGTGCTGACCCCCTTTTATAACTGTGTCAGTGTGGATGTAAACCTCTacaccagggctgtcaaactcAATTTCATCCCGGGCCACATCAGCATTATGGTTGCCCTCAAAGGGCCGGTTGTAACTGTAagactatataaatatatctactCTTTATCATATTACATAATTGCCTCTGCATTCGATTATTATTGGTTTTTAGTAATAACTTAATTAATAACTAGCTCTGAAAGCAGAAGTCTAGGAAAAATTATTGCAAGCAGACATTCAAGTGTACAACTATTCTAGCTCTTGGAGTAATTCTGGTAGGCTGGCCACTCCTGGGAAGGTTCACCACTGTTCCAAGCTTTCTCCATTTGTGGATAATGGCTCTCACTGTGGTTTGCTGGAGTCCCAAAGCCTTAGAAATGGCTTTGTAACCCTTTCCAGACTGATAGATGTCAATGACTTTGTTTCTCATCTGTTCCTGAAATTCTTACGATCACGGCATGATGTGCTGCTTTTTGAGATCTTTTAGCATACTTCACTTTGTCAAACACGTTCTATTTAAGGGATTTCTTGATTGAACAGTGATTGGTTAGTGAAATTGAACTCAGCTTTCCAAAACATGTGGTTGATCACAGCTAATTCATGATTTAACAAGGGGGGGCAATTACTTTTTCACATAGGGCCAGGGAGGTTTGGATAGCTTTTTTCctttaataaatgaaatcattatttaaaaactgcattttgtgtttacttgggttatctttgtcttacattaaaatttgtttaatgatctgaaacatttaagtgtgacaaatatgcaaaaaaataagaaatcaggAAGGGGGCAAATACTTTTTCACGGCACTGTACATGCATGTACGTAGACACAAAAATACTgaatgtggacacacacacactcacatttctATGTGTTATTATAACATAGAACCCATGAATTTATGAGATTAAGAAACCCTCATCATTACTCATCCATCAAagatcaaaatgttttttttggtcacAGTTGAGAGCGGCAGAACGATGGTACAACAATGTGACGGAGTAGCCATCACTGATGGTGggcaacgcacacacacatacccccAGGCCACACACCAACATTTCTCCACTCCCTTCCTGATTCACTAAGGAGTTAAAACACCTTGCGACATATCCCTCTGCcctaaactgtttttcagtaGTGAGACCAAGGGTGCACACTTGATTGTTCAGCTGTTTCCTGTACGCAtatattcacacaaacattattcTTGGACATTTTGGCGACCACATCACTCTGCTAGAGTGCCGCTGCTGGAAACGGCTGATACTGAGACGCTTCAGTGTGCAGGTAACAAACTCGAGATGCATTGTGGAACATGTAGTTTATGGACACCGTACTTCTGTAATGCAGCATAGAATTGTATGATAAGCAAATGATATTCTTTGCAAGCTCTGGCGGGCCACATAAAATGCTGGATTTGGCCCGCGGGCCTTGAGTTTGACACGTGCTCTACGCTGATGACACTGTTGCTTACACACATGATCAAACAGCAGAGCTGCTTTGAAGCTACAACTGCTATAAAATGATGACACCTCGGCTCCATCAGTCGGGATGAAGGctgaatgttaaatttaacttggGACTAGTTTCATTTTCTAGTTGAGACAAACTGTAAATCCTTTCATTGGACATATCTGATGTGgattttattaaaaatgaaagaaacttGCTGCACTGTAACAAACAGAACAACTGACTCAATATTGAGTATGTTGTTaatatgcatcaataataattcaCTGCAAATAATGACACGTCAACATAGCTTCTGcttttaaatggtttatatttCACAGTTCTTTGTGCTGTGAAAATGCTCTCAGGAACAATCTAAAGCTCCTGATTTAGGAACTAAATCAGGAGCTTTAGATTGTAAAGCATTTACAGCTGCTGAACCTGAACAATAAtctatttgcaaccagatgGTTTAAGGGACCAAGCAGACGTTAACCGTTGATGGAGGGCTGGTTGGAAAAAGGCTTCCAGACAACAAGAGGAAAGacaaagagctgcagagaggaagaggagttgaTGAGTGTGTACAGCAGCAGATATGAATCTGTTCTCAGTGGTTATTAGGACTCGTAAAAAAACTGTTGACAGAGAATCAACACTTCCTTTCCTGCAGCAGACAGGCTGTGTGGGTTTCCGCTCTGCAGCCTTTCTCACATAAATAACACAACGACAGTTACAACCATCCACTCTGGTTAAACAATCATTCCAGGAACTACAGCTTGATTTCAGCGCTCAGTACTCTCTGTCTCAGCTTTGGGCCCTGTCTACACCTATACAGATGTTTCTAAAAACGGATCCTCTCCGTTTAAAACAATCTGTCCACATGACCTTAGTTTTACTAAATATCTCCGTCCACACTGGAACGCAAAAATGACTCCAAATGCTCCGCAAAGTCACCACcagtgagatcacaagttaagggtCAAGGGGTTTAGTTAgcatccttctctctccctttccttcagcttcattacagtcagtgtGATAACAGTCATTGTTGGTGGGGGGGATTcctgtcatcactctgctgtcatcaactgtctctttacatgaTAAATGAGGAAAGGAGGCATACTCTAAGGATTTATCTAACATTGAGTCTGTTGAGATGTCTCAAGTGTCAACTACCAACTTCCTGTGATTGATTGTTGATGAGAGCTCGAGTTGGAGAGAACAGATTGACTGGGttagtagaaaaataaataaatctattgGTATAATAAGAAGGGTTAGTCCTCTTGTCACCACAAACTGTCTCCTTACTCTTTATCACAGTCTAATTTATTCCTATctttcatattgtaatatagTTTAGGCGAGTACTTTTCCTTCTTATCTTCGTAAAATTTGAGTCGTCCAAAAACGTTTTGTGAGGATTACAACTCGATCAgagtcacacatctcctctgctcctctatttcacaaaCTCCACATTCTTACTATTTATCACATCAATATTTCTcacatatgtgtttttatttataagatactttctggtgggaatattcctgagcagttGTTTCAGAGCAAATTCTCAGGTCTATTCTTACTCAACCCGTCAgtctctagatcttcatcctcctaaattcctcactagAAGAGGTCAGTTTTTGATAAGATTTAGAGGAACCAAATTATgaagtagcttttcacatctatcataAAACTGTTCAAGtattaaat
It includes:
- the LOC141776749 gene encoding uncharacterized protein LOC141776749; this encodes MSAVVRQQRYLSTAGADGRCEEPSGTTWPSSDLTARPCLASAASERHFSPGPPEETPLHTMLFLPAAALCCLCSALVAMAADLIQDDLTLTRRVGGKVSFSCRGTNQCDGSYVYWYQKRNKETFTLILDIDKRDGTIDSRYNHPQKDDFSAVNKQNGWELEIQKVKLNHSASYYCSCYIALHSDKSDTLNSRQVFVLLCFTVGGGGRGYDIFGSGTKLYVTDEPVVKPVVSVYPAASRAHLEGKSSLLCLASAMFPPLVQFSWKRRKDNGPLEELPPAEGEQLELREPGRTAGILLIRQPENTYKYRCYVHHEGGTVEAPAEQEVPADLSFQSQCKVKLLCVLYTVLIVKSLVYCCGLSLLMILRNKGPSTNCTHAD